In Helicobacter anatolicus, a single genomic region encodes these proteins:
- a CDS encoding MFS transporter codes for MVNILAWLNFFIADIRDGFGPYLGVFLRELGLGEGRIGLFSTIANLIALSLAIPFGILIDKTKNLRAWIGICILGIMSTLLLSFFLPSLKSAFLAQLAIALGGAFLAPAFLALTLGVVGQAHLPSQFARNEAYRHFGAVVASLVCFFGALYFGMGSIFGIMVGFSSIALILLALLRHTESNSTKPYILDHKNNTKTSSKNLKSLEVERSHILKVLLDSRVLFMGVVLFLFHLSNAAMLPLLSQKAHAMGVDSTGAYAAITIVIAQSVMIIVSFWCGKYLNTSTHLWRSLMAICFFELILRGILAACFNGVIAMIFIQILDGIGAGISGVLAPVLLAHLLSKNTRMATGVSASLAMGGVGGALSSSLGGILAEYFGYFYAYATLGSVAFLGLIVWWFGSRVFLKE; via the coding sequence ATGGTAAATATTCTAGCATGGTTAAATTTTTTTATTGCAGATATTCGAGATGGTTTTGGCCCTTATCTTGGTGTGTTTTTAAGGGAACTTGGTTTAGGCGAAGGACGGATTGGGCTTTTTAGCACCATAGCCAATCTTATTGCTTTAAGCCTTGCTATTCCTTTTGGTATACTTATAGATAAAACTAAAAACTTACGCGCATGGATTGGCATTTGCATTCTTGGAATCATGAGCACACTTTTATTGAGCTTTTTTCTACCATCATTAAAGAGTGCATTTTTAGCACAGCTTGCCATTGCTCTTGGTGGAGCATTTTTGGCACCAGCATTTTTAGCTCTAACTCTTGGTGTGGTCGGTCAAGCCCATCTACCCTCGCAATTTGCCAGAAATGAGGCATACAGACATTTTGGTGCAGTAGTGGCATCTTTGGTATGCTTTTTTGGTGCATTATATTTTGGAATGGGTAGTATCTTTGGCATCATGGTAGGTTTTAGTAGTATAGCCTTAATTTTATTAGCTCTTTTGCGTCATACAGAATCAAATTCAACAAAGCCTTATATTTTAGATCATAAAAACAATACCAAAACTTCAAGCAAAAATCTAAAAAGCCTTGAGGTTGAAAGGTCTCATATTTTAAAGGTTTTATTAGATTCTCGTGTACTTTTTATGGGAGTAGTATTATTTTTATTTCACCTTAGTAATGCCGCAATGCTTCCATTATTAAGCCAAAAAGCGCATGCTATGGGTGTGGATTCTACTGGTGCTTATGCAGCAATTACCATTGTAATTGCTCAAAGTGTGATGATTATAGTTTCTTTTTGGTGCGGAAAATATCTAAACACCTCTACTCACCTTTGGCGATCTTTAATGGCAATTTGCTTTTTTGAATTAATCCTTAGGGGTATTTTAGCAGCCTGTTTTAATGGCGTGATAGCCATGATATTTATACAAATTTTAGATGGCATAGGTGCCGGAATTAGTGGAGTTTTAGCCCCTGTGCTTTTAGCCCATTTGCTTTCAAAAAATACAAGAATGGCTACAGGAGTAAGTGCTAGCCTCGCTATGGGTGGTGTGGGAGGAGCACTAAGTTCTAGTTTGGGTGGAATTCTAGCAGAGTACTTTGGATATTTTTATGCTTATGCGACACTAGGAAGTGTAGCATTTTTAGGTTTAATAGTATGGTGGTTTGGTAGTAGAGTTTTTCTCAAAGAATAG
- a CDS encoding DNA-methyltransferase — protein MKSLLNLPLNICGLELLSQIQNESIDLAFFDPQYRGVLDKMKYGNEGERQKGRVKLVQMSEEIIMEFIKEIDRVLKKSAYLMLWIDKFHLCEGVQKWLDKTSFQSVDLITWDKCKMGMGYRTRRQSEYLLVLQKKPIKAKDTWNLHNIRDIWSEKLSQEEIKLHPHSKPKGLQKALIQSCTKEGDIVLDPAAGSFSVFECCKELGRNFIGTNLSNNLTDFIDFEA, from the coding sequence TTGAAATCTTTGCTCAATCTGCCCCTTAACATCTGTGGCTTAGAACTCCTCTCACAAATTCAAAATGAAAGCATTGATTTGGCATTTTTTGATCCTCAATACAGAGGTGTATTAGACAAGATGAAATATGGCAATGAAGGAGAGAGGCAAAAGGGTAGGGTAAAGTTAGTGCAAATGAGTGAAGAAATTATTATGGAGTTTATTAAAGAGATTGATAGGGTACTCAAAAAAAGTGCATATTTAATGCTTTGGATTGATAAATTTCATCTTTGTGAGGGTGTGCAAAAATGGCTAGATAAGACAAGTTTTCAGAGCGTGGATCTCATTACTTGGGATAAATGCAAGATGGGAATGGGTTATCGCACAAGAAGACAAAGTGAGTATTTGCTAGTCTTACAAAAAAAACCCATCAAAGCTAAAGACACTTGGAATCTTCATAATATTCGCGATATATGGAGTGAGAAGCTTTCTCAAGAAGAGATCAAGCTCCATCCTCATAGCAAACCCAAAGGCTTGCAAAAAGCACTCATACAATCATGCACAAAAGAAGGAGATATCGTGTTAGATCCTGCAGCTGGGAGCTTTAGTGTGTTTGAGTGTTGCAAGGAACTAGGAAGGAATTTTATAGGGACAAACCTATCTAATAATCTTACGGATTTTATTGATTTTGAAGCTTGA
- a CDS encoding DUF262 domain-containing protein, producing MEFKPKKEYIYKFLSDEGQKFIIPEYQRPYRWGIDECEALWNDLLEVFGDGENIPEYFFGSIVAYQNKQDELEIIDGQQRITTFTLIFRAFYEHFHLEGENVKQDYIKGFGSCIWEYEIDVGLDFNQSHLSSKVAIDSDQEALNFILQNKIDLINTKSTIQKSRYILNYTFFYKKISDFKQSRALQWESFCKMFLQKKLFILLVVCDSQESAMTIFNTLNSRGLPLSPADVLKGYIYKQITEKSKFTEMWKEIETKVDESEKIKDLDFLFLQYMHIIRAENQDSDTTIQSVLNFFTKKDKKVYYGAIDGWLYKEDTMPFLALLTDFWTQPSNFLSEQSIKYMDILNLFQNDSWKAYVSYLLWKNREQVENTTEFHKVFDEHLLFLVKILTLAFINDDATLNNTKDIVFKMNVAIKQGKKYHAKQNMPSYESFCEIIEYFDTRKVKYLLFFYTHVCADFKYRIDPKELEVEHILPKQWQNANFNDWNSELHEEFLEQIGNKILLPKRSNIKCIENFFAKKQEFYRNTKHKNLIEVLELGNRKKNNWTKEDITERNKKIYQTLTEFLDFSDEA from the coding sequence GTGGAGTTTAAACCCAAAAAGGAATATATATACAAATTTTTAAGTGATGAAGGGCAAAAGTTTATTATTCCTGAATACCAAAGACCTTATCGTTGGGGAATTGATGAGTGTGAAGCACTTTGGAATGATCTTCTTGAAGTTTTTGGTGATGGAGAAAATATCCCTGAATATTTCTTCGGTTCTATCGTTGCTTATCAGAATAAGCAAGATGAACTTGAAATTATTGATGGGCAACAGAGAATCACAACGTTTACATTAATATTTCGGGCATTCTATGAACATTTTCATTTAGAAGGTGAAAATGTCAAACAGGATTATATAAAAGGATTTGGAAGTTGCATTTGGGAATATGAAATAGATGTTGGATTGGATTTTAATCAATCGCATCTATCAAGTAAGGTGGCAATCGATTCCGATCAAGAGGCATTGAATTTTATTCTTCAAAATAAAATTGACCTTATAAATACAAAATCTACCATACAAAAATCTAGATATATTTTGAACTATACGTTTTTTTATAAAAAAATCTCAGACTTTAAGCAAAGCAGGGCTTTGCAGTGGGAAAGTTTTTGCAAAATGTTTTTGCAAAAAAAATTATTTATTTTGCTAGTTGTTTGTGATAGTCAAGAGTCGGCTATGACAATTTTTAACACGCTTAATTCTCGTGGATTGCCGCTATCTCCTGCTGATGTTTTAAAGGGATATATTTATAAGCAAATTACAGAGAAAAGTAAATTCACAGAAATGTGGAAAGAGATTGAAACTAAAGTTGATGAAAGTGAGAAAATTAAGGATCTGGATTTTTTGTTTTTGCAATATATGCATATTATTCGTGCCGAAAATCAAGATTCGGATACAACGATTCAAAGTGTTCTAAATTTCTTTACAAAAAAGGATAAGAAAGTATATTATGGGGCAATCGATGGCTGGCTATATAAAGAAGACACTATGCCATTTCTTGCTCTTCTGACTGATTTTTGGACACAACCTTCAAATTTTTTGAGCGAGCAATCTATTAAATATATGGATATTCTCAATTTATTTCAAAATGATTCGTGGAAGGCATATGTAAGCTATTTATTGTGGAAGAACCGTGAACAAGTGGAAAACACTACTGAATTCCATAAAGTTTTTGATGAGCATCTTTTATTTTTGGTAAAGATTCTTACACTAGCTTTTATTAATGATGATGCAACACTTAACAATACAAAAGATATTGTATTTAAGATGAATGTTGCAATTAAACAAGGTAAGAAATATCATGCAAAACAAAATATGCCTAGCTATGAAAGTTTTTGCGAAATCATTGAATATTTTGATACAAGAAAAGTAAAATATCTTTTATTCTTTTATACGCATGTTTGTGCTGATTTTAAATATCGAATCGACCCTAAAGAGTTGGAAGTTGAACATATTTTGCCCAAACAATGGCAAAATGCGAATTTTAATGATTGGAACAGTGAATTACATGAAGAGTTTTTGGAGCAGATTGGGAATAAGATATTGTTACCAAAAAGAAGCAATATAAAATGCATTGAAAACTTTTTTGCCAAAAAACAAGAATTTTATCGAAATACTAAGCATAAAAATCTTATTGAAGTTCTCGAACTTGGAAATCGCAAAAAAAACAATTGGACAAAGGAAGATATTACTGAAAGAAACAAAAAGATTTATCAAACATTGACTGAGTTTCTTGACTTCTCAGATGAAGCATAA
- a CDS encoding LPP20 family lipoprotein: MTKFSKILLTSAIGLMLAGCAGNNISKEAREAVGWESAPQWVIDGHDGGYSAVGDAPIVDKNVQFARTEATAAARAELAKRIEARVLSNLTKQAVRTDGQIKEEVSNTIKEAAQRNLQGVKTEKTWIDDAGIRIYILVKLEKEATKDLQNKLAKQFKTLDPSKILDEQE, from the coding sequence ATGACAAAGTTTTCAAAAATTTTATTAACTAGTGCTATAGGATTAATGTTGGCAGGATGTGCAGGAAATAATATTAGCAAGGAGGCAAGAGAAGCAGTAGGTTGGGAAAGTGCACCACAATGGGTAATTGATGGGCATGATGGTGGATATAGTGCAGTAGGTGATGCACCAATTGTTGATAAAAATGTACAATTTGCAAGAACTGAGGCTACTGCTGCTGCTAGAGCAGAACTTGCAAAGAGGATTGAAGCCAGAGTATTAAGTAATCTTACAAAACAAGCTGTAAGAACTGATGGACAAATCAAGGAAGAAGTAAGTAATACAATCAAAGAAGCAGCACAAAGAAATTTACAAGGTGTAAAAACAGAAAAAACTTGGATTGATGATGCGGGAATAAGAATTTATATTCTTGTAAAATTGGAAAAAGAAGCGACAAAAGATTTACAAAATAAACTTGCAAAGCAATTTAAAACCCTTGATCCAAGCAAAATTTTAGATGAGCAAGAATGA
- the lpoB gene encoding penicillin-binding protein activator LpoB, whose amino-acid sequence MKKSKIFYKIGAFVVCLALTGCTPMAKTIDSNAEFHTMGLDYNNLKDLMQGMVDSLLQDPYVQKIKTGMPKVVAISDVINDTTQKIDVESLSRELTRAMRKSGKFKLTLAVARSGGSKDHMISDARELRNDKEFDQYTTAEEGTLSAPSLSLSGKIGQRIYRNGNVKKVDYYILLTLTDIKSGEVIWDEQKEISKLGKGNLW is encoded by the coding sequence ATGAAAAAATCTAAAATATTTTATAAAATTGGTGCTTTTGTAGTTTGTTTGGCTTTGACGGGTTGTACACCTATGGCTAAGACAATTGATTCTAATGCAGAGTTTCACACTATGGGTCTTGATTATAATAATTTGAAAGATTTGATGCAGGGAATGGTAGATTCTTTATTGCAAGATCCTTATGTCCAAAAAATCAAAACAGGGATGCCAAAAGTAGTGGCAATCTCTGATGTTATAAACGATACAACGCAAAAAATTGATGTAGAGAGTTTAAGTAGAGAACTTACGCGAGCAATGCGTAAAAGTGGCAAATTCAAGCTTACTTTGGCGGTGGCAAGAAGTGGGGGAAGTAAAGATCATATGATTAGTGATGCAAGAGAATTGCGTAATGATAAAGAATTTGACCAATATACTACCGCAGAGGAGGGGACGCTAAGTGCTCCGTCACTTTCTTTATCAGGTAAAATTGGACAGAGAATTTATCGCAATGGAAATGTAAAAAAAGTAGATTATTATATTTTATTGACTTTGACAGATATTAAATCTGGGGAAGTGATTTGGGATGAACAAAAAGAAATTTCAAAATTAGGAAAGGGGAATTTGTGGTAA
- a CDS encoding substrate-binding domain-containing protein, protein MKNWLKSLITLGLIYQFANAEAISVISREEGSGTRGAFIELFQVEKINKKGKKIDNTTKRAEITNSTSVVLSTIEGNKNAIGYISLGSLNDNIKPLKINQVLPNAENIKNKTYPIARPFNIAITKNTTKVAKDFINFILSKEGQKIIDSKGYISLDTTTNFQKTPIKGKITISGSSSITPIMEVLKEAYVALNPEVEIKIQQSDSTTGAISVLHGLSDIGMISRDLKESEKEKGLISEVIAMDGIVIIINKQNPINSLTKEQVKEIYTGNITDWDTLK, encoded by the coding sequence ATGAAAAACTGGCTCAAATCTCTAATTACACTAGGTCTTATCTATCAATTTGCAAATGCTGAGGCCATCAGTGTTATATCTCGCGAAGAAGGATCTGGAACACGAGGTGCTTTTATTGAATTATTTCAAGTAGAAAAAATCAATAAAAAAGGAAAAAAGATTGATAATACCACCAAAAGAGCAGAAATTACAAACTCAACTTCTGTGGTTTTAAGCACAATAGAAGGGAATAAAAATGCTATTGGTTATATTTCCTTAGGCTCTTTAAACGATAATATCAAACCCTTAAAAATAAATCAAGTTCTCCCAAATGCAGAAAATATAAAAAATAAAACCTATCCTATTGCACGCCCCTTTAATATTGCAATTACAAAAAATACCACAAAAGTAGCAAAAGATTTTATCAATTTTATTTTAAGTAAAGAGGGGCAAAAAATCATAGATTCTAAAGGGTATATCAGTCTTGATACCACAACAAATTTCCAAAAAACCCCTATCAAAGGTAAAATCACAATTTCAGGATCATCTTCTATCACTCCTATTATGGAAGTTCTAAAAGAAGCATATGTAGCACTAAATCCAGAAGTAGAGATAAAAATCCAACAAAGTGATTCTACAACAGGTGCAATTTCTGTTTTACATGGACTTAGTGATATTGGAATGATTTCACGCGATCTTAAAGAAAGTGAAAAGGAAAAAGGGCTTATTTCTGAAGTAATTGCAATGGATGGAATTGTGATTATTATCAACAAGCAAAATCCTATCAACTCCCTTACAAAAGAGCAAGTAAAAGAGATATATACAGGCAATATCACAGATTGGGATACCCTAAAATAA
- the pstC gene encoding phosphate ABC transporter permease subunit PstC, with amino-acid sequence MLDLKEKLAHGMFLFCACICIICVALICIFLFANGIPAIKEIGLFDFLFGVNWAPLDEEFGIFPMIIGSIYVTAGAIFFGVIFGVLCAIFLSKFCPLYLNKILNPIIHLMAGIPSIVYGFFGLVVIVPLVQYYFGTSGKGILSASLLLGIMILPTIISISKTAIDSVPTNYYEGALALGITHERSVFFILLPAAKSGILTSIILGIGRAIGETMAVVMIAGNQAIIPQSILDGTRTLTANIVLEMGYATDLHRNALLGTAVVLFVFILMINISFSLICRRKS; translated from the coding sequence ATGCTGGATCTAAAAGAAAAACTCGCGCATGGAATGTTTTTATTCTGTGCGTGTATATGTATCATCTGTGTTGCATTAATCTGTATTTTTTTATTTGCAAATGGGATTCCTGCTATTAAAGAAATTGGATTGTTTGATTTTTTATTTGGTGTAAATTGGGCACCACTTGATGAAGAATTTGGAATCTTTCCTATGATTATAGGGAGTATTTATGTTACTGCAGGGGCAATTTTTTTTGGCGTGATATTTGGGGTTCTTTGTGCAATATTTTTATCAAAGTTTTGCCCTTTATATTTAAATAAAATCCTAAATCCTATCATCCATCTTATGGCAGGAATCCCCTCCATTGTTTATGGGTTTTTCGGTCTCGTAGTAATAGTCCCTCTTGTGCAATATTATTTTGGAACCAGTGGCAAAGGTATTTTAAGTGCATCATTGCTTCTTGGTATCATGATCCTACCCACCATTATTAGCATTTCAAAAACTGCAATAGATTCTGTCCCCACAAACTATTATGAAGGAGCATTAGCACTGGGAATTACCCATGAACGCAGTGTGTTTTTTATTCTCCTTCCTGCGGCAAAATCTGGAATTTTAACAAGTATTATTTTAGGTATTGGTAGAGCAATTGGTGAAACAATGGCAGTAGTTATGATTGCAGGAAATCAAGCCATTATTCCACAAAGCATCTTAGATGGCACAAGAACACTAACTGCAAATATTGTCTTAGAGATGGGATATGCTACAGACTTACACCGCAATGCACTATTAGGCACTGCTGTTGTACTTTTTGTCTTTATATTAATGATAAATATCTCTTTTTCACTTATTTGTAGGAGAAAATCATGA
- the guaA gene encoding glutamine-hydrolyzing GMP synthase, with the protein MTSSTQVQILVLDFGSQYTQLIARRLREFGVYTEIVPYFESLESIRAKQPKGIILSGGPASVYEEGAYKPDCGVFDLKIPVLGICYGMQYIADFFGGSVVKAEHQEFGKATLELMSERGIFEGVKQESVVWMSHADKVEKIPQGFIELAKSGNTHYCAIANLERKIYALQFHPEVVHSECGGEMLKNFAVKICGASTEWNMHHFAETEIAKLKEIAKDGKVLCAVSGGVDSSVVATLLYRAIGERLIPVFVDHGLLRAGEREAVEAMFRENLGVPLITVDASEIFLGKLKGVRDPEMKRKIIGETFIEVFEAEAKKHNSNGEIRFLAQGTLYPDVIESVSVKGPSKTIKSHHNVGGLPDWMKFELIEPLRELFKDEVRALGRELGMPESMLMRHPFPGPGLAIRIMGEVNREDLELLRKADTIFLEELHRSGYYDKVWQAFCVLLNVKSVGVMGDNRTYDNTICVRAVEALDGMTATFAHLPHELLESISNRIINEVEGINRVVYDITSKPPGTIEWE; encoded by the coding sequence ATGACATCATCAACACAGGTTCAAATTTTAGTGCTAGATTTTGGGAGTCAATATACACAACTCATTGCAAGAAGATTGCGTGAATTTGGTGTTTATACCGAGATCGTCCCTTATTTTGAAAGTCTAGAGAGTATTAGGGCTAAGCAACCTAAGGGGATTATTTTGAGTGGGGGTCCGGCAAGTGTGTATGAAGAGGGAGCATATAAGCCTGATTGTGGTGTATTTGATCTTAAAATCCCTGTACTTGGAATCTGCTATGGAATGCAATATATCGCTGATTTTTTTGGCGGGAGTGTTGTGAAGGCAGAACATCAAGAGTTTGGCAAAGCTACACTTGAATTAATGAGTGAGAGAGGAATCTTTGAGGGGGTGAAGCAAGAGAGTGTTGTGTGGATGAGTCATGCAGATAAAGTTGAGAAAATCCCACAAGGTTTTATAGAACTTGCAAAAAGTGGCAATACACATTATTGTGCGATTGCAAATTTAGAGCGAAAAATCTATGCCCTGCAGTTTCATCCAGAAGTCGTGCATAGCGAGTGCGGAGGGGAGATGCTCAAAAATTTTGCAGTCAAAATCTGTGGAGCAAGCACAGAGTGGAATATGCATCATTTCGCAGAAACAGAGATTGCCAAACTCAAAGAGATTGCCAAAGATGGCAAAGTGCTTTGTGCGGTGAGTGGTGGGGTAGATTCTAGTGTGGTGGCGACATTACTTTATCGTGCGATTGGTGAGAGGTTAATTCCTGTATTTGTGGATCATGGGCTTTTGAGGGCAGGAGAGAGAGAAGCAGTGGAAGCAATGTTTAGAGAAAATCTTGGTGTGCCATTAATTACTGTGGATGCAAGTGAGATTTTCCTAGGCAAACTTAAAGGTGTGCGAGATCCTGAAATGAAGCGCAAAATCATCGGAGAAACTTTTATCGAAGTATTTGAAGCTGAAGCTAAGAAGCATAATAGCAATGGAGAGATCAGATTCCTTGCTCAAGGCACGCTCTATCCTGATGTGATCGAATCTGTGAGCGTCAAGGGGCCAAGTAAAACCATTAAATCTCATCACAATGTGGGGGGGTTGCCTGATTGGATGAAATTTGAGCTTATTGAGCCACTTAGAGAATTATTTAAAGATGAGGTGAGGGCGCTTGGAAGAGAGCTTGGGATGCCCGAATCTATGCTTATGCGACATCCCTTCCCTGGACCTGGTCTTGCTATCCGCATCATGGGAGAAGTTAATAGAGAGGATTTGGAGCTATTGCGCAAGGCAGATACGATCTTTTTAGAAGAGTTGCATAGAAGTGGATATTATGATAAGGTGTGGCAGGCCTTTTGCGTGCTTTTAAATGTCAAGAGCGTAGGAGTGATGGGAGATAATCGCACTTATGACAATACGATCTGCGTGCGTGCAGTAGAGGCTCTAGATGGGATGACGGCGACTTTTGCTCATCTTCCTCACGAGCTTTTGGAATCTATTTCTAATCGAATCATCAATGAAGTGGAGGGAATCAATCGCGTGGTGTATGATATTACAAGTAAACCCCCAGGAACCATCGAGTGGGAGTGA
- a CDS encoding DNA-methyltransferase, whose amino-acid sequence MQSLLNKPLNICGLELLSQIQNTSIDLAFFDPQYRGVLDKMKYGNEGERQKGRVKLVQMSEEIIMEFIKEIDRVLKKSAYLMLWIDKFHLCEGVQKWLDKTSFQSVDLITWDKQRMGMGYRTRRQSEYLLVLQKKPIKAKDTWNLHNIRDIWSEKLSQEEIKLHPHSKPKGLQKALIQSCTKEGDIVLDPAAGSFSVFECCKNLKREFIGSNLEV is encoded by the coding sequence ATGCAATCCCTACTTAATAAACCCCTTAACATCTGTGGCTTAGAACTCCTCTCACAAATTCAAAATACAAGCATTGATTTGGCATTTTTTGATCCTCAATACAGAGGTGTATTAGACAAGATGAAATATGGCAATGAAGGAGAGAGGCAAAAGGGTAGGGTAAAGTTAGTGCAAATGAGTGAAGAAATTATTATGGAGTTTATTAAAGAGATTGATAGGGTACTCAAAAAAAGTGCATATTTAATGCTTTGGATTGATAAGTTTCATCTTTGTGAGGGTGTGCAAAAATGGCTAGATAAGACAAGTTTTCAGAGCGTGGATCTCATTACTTGGGATAAACAAAGAATGGGAATGGGTTATCGCACAAGAAGACAAAGTGAGTATTTGCTAGTCTTACAAAAAAAACCCATCAAAGCTAAAGACACTTGGAATCTTCATAATATTCGCGATATATGGAGTGAGAAGCTTTCTCAAGAAGAGATCAAGCTCCATCCTCATAGCAAACCCAAAGGCTTGCAAAAAGCACTCATACAATCATGCACAAAAGAAGGAGATATCGTGTTAGATCCTGCAGCTGGGAGCTTTAGTGTGTTTGAGTGTTGCAAAAATCTTAAAAGAGAGTTTATTGGTAGTAATTTAGAGGTATAA
- a CDS encoding LPP20 family lipoprotein — MKKILFFLGVCVFLSAEVPKWFGNTQDSMLLIGNGSAKNMTEAKSHAFSDLASLINVNINSSLSINTQRKDEEISTHAQNQVFLDISDIELLGVKVLQQEFSDGIYYMQVGLNKQTFLTQVQKNIYTDLERAKALHPEICTIITPDIFANLKTLVDKIYKNIGIYETFSHTRYVQKDLDKFIEILQKNGPMPKINIKINDGEILARNALQKEIAKFSIIDEKLTENYPFWQIKFQKNGDSEVVDLMLKDCKKNIVYQDQIILEQKNLHRVGFVFYKKFKKWLDSFGEK, encoded by the coding sequence ATGAAGAAAATCCTTTTTTTTCTAGGAGTTTGTGTATTTTTAAGTGCTGAAGTACCAAAATGGTTTGGCAATACACAAGATTCCATGTTGTTGATTGGAAATGGTAGTGCTAAAAATATGACAGAAGCAAAGTCTCATGCATTCTCTGATTTGGCAAGTCTTATAAATGTCAATATAAATAGCTCTCTTTCTATTAACACGCAAAGAAAGGATGAAGAAATTAGTACGCATGCACAAAATCAAGTTTTTTTGGATATTTCAGATATTGAACTTTTGGGTGTTAAGGTATTGCAACAAGAGTTTAGTGATGGAATATATTATATGCAAGTGGGATTAAATAAACAAACTTTTTTAACACAGGTGCAAAAAAATATTTATACAGATCTTGAAAGAGCAAAGGCGTTGCATCCAGAAATTTGCACAATTATTACCCCAGATATTTTTGCAAATTTAAAAACCCTTGTGGATAAAATTTATAAAAATATTGGTATCTATGAAACTTTTTCACACACACGCTATGTACAAAAAGATTTGGATAAATTTATAGAAATTTTGCAAAAAAATGGACCAATGCCAAAGATTAATATCAAGATAAATGATGGAGAGATCTTAGCGCGGAATGCTTTGCAAAAAGAAATTGCAAAATTTTCTATTATTGATGAAAAACTTACAGAAAATTATCCATTTTGGCAGATTAAGTTCCAAAAAAATGGAGATAGTGAGGTGGTGGATTTAATGCTAAAGGATTGTAAAAAAAATATTGTTTATCAAGATCAAATTATATTAGAGCAGAAAAATTTGCATCGTGTGGGGTTTGTATTTTACAAAAAATTTAAAAAATGGCTTGATAGCTTTGGTGAAAAGTAA
- the pstA gene encoding phosphate ABC transporter permease PstA: protein MKMHKDTLSLFLLFCTYSAIFIVVCIFTILIGYILFKGIPALQWQNFSPTYNSVNVSMLPAIINTIFIVFASLLLSTPIGVFGAIYLVEYAKKNSKFLMLINLMTETLSGIPSIVFGLFGYLLFVVFFGFGYSFFSGVLTLSIMILPLIIKTTQEALMSVPVGYKEGSFALGIGKLKTIFYIILPSSLSGIISGIILSTGRIIGESAALIYTSGTLAQIFQSGFDSGRSLSVHMYALLSEGLYINQAYGAASILLVVVILLNLLSTLSIKYFTKGRTCKS from the coding sequence ATGAAAATGCACAAAGATACACTTTCTTTATTTCTTTTATTTTGCACATATAGTGCAATTTTTATAGTAGTCTGCATCTTTACAATCTTAATAGGATATATTCTTTTTAAAGGAATCCCTGCATTACAATGGCAAAATTTCTCCCCCACTTATAATAGCGTTAATGTCTCCATGCTACCTGCAATCATTAATACTATTTTTATAGTATTTGCAAGTTTATTGCTAAGCACTCCTATAGGGGTTTTTGGTGCAATCTATCTTGTAGAATATGCGAAAAAAAATAGCAAATTCCTCATGCTTATTAATCTTATGACAGAAACACTATCAGGAATCCCCTCCATTGTTTTTGGATTATTTGGATATCTTTTATTTGTCGTATTTTTTGGGTTTGGATATAGCTTTTTTAGTGGAGTTTTGACCCTAAGTATCATGATTTTACCACTAATTATAAAAACAACACAAGAAGCACTTATGTCTGTCCCTGTAGGATATAAAGAAGGAAGTTTTGCACTAGGAATTGGAAAACTCAAAACAATCTTTTATATCATTTTACCCTCAAGCCTCTCAGGGATTATTAGTGGAATCATTCTAAGCACAGGGCGCATTATCGGTGAAAGTGCTGCATTAATTTACACTTCAGGCACATTGGCACAAATTTTTCAAAGTGGATTTGATTCAGGGAGAAGTTTAAGTGTGCATATGTATGCGCTACTTTCAGAAGGACTATATATCAATCAAGCTTATGGTGCAGCAAGTATTTTGCTTGTAGTTGTAATTTTACTAAATCTTTTATCAACTCTTAGTATTAAATATTTTACAAAAGGAAGAACATGCAAAAGCTAG